A portion of the Lolium rigidum isolate FL_2022 chromosome 1, APGP_CSIRO_Lrig_0.1, whole genome shotgun sequence genome contains these proteins:
- the LOC124668715 gene encoding ATP-dependent DNA helicase DDM1-like isoform X2, protein MPDAKDEKKAVDLKIEEGEEQLLNSIREDTADGFLDTSSSLPIDLEAKNGDACFITEAMTKEEEQLHQARLKVEEEEEAKRREAARQQALDPKARFSKLDELLTKTQLYSEFLLEKMEQITDKVVEIKDEEEPMEEQKKGRGRKRKTKAKPQYNDKKAKTAVAAMLTRSREDHSADDGTLTEEEKWEKEQANLVPLLTGGKLKPYQIKGVKWLISLWQNGLNGILADQMGLGKTIQTIGFLAHLKGNGLEGPYMVIAPLSTLSNWLNELSRFVPSLNGLIYHGDKVARAELRRKFMPKKIGPDFPIIITSFEMAMYDAKYLANYEWKYVVVDEGHRLKNTNCKLLRELRRIPMENKLLLTGTPLQNNLAELWSLLNFILPDIFSSHQEFESWFDFSGKGDDKQQEETDENKRVHVVSKLHAILRPFLLRRMKEDVEHMLPRKKEIIIYANMTEHQKQIQNHLIGKTFDNYLHENTDIILRRPGIKTKLNNLLVQLRKNCAHPDLLDAAYDSNSFYPPVDKLLEQCGKFQLLDRLLDALLKRKHKVLIFSQWTKVLDLLDYYLDVKGLKVCRIDGSVKLEERRKQIAEFNDLNSNMNVFILSTRAGGLGINLTSADTCILYDSDWNPQMDLQAMDRCHRIGQTHPVHVYRLATSNSVEGRIIKRAFGKLKLEHVVIGKGQFQQDAAKPNTLDNAGGGAAGATEGRAGRGRQDDPDGYQ, encoded by the exons ATGCCCGATGCCAAGGATGAGAAAAAAGCTGTTGATTTGAAGATAGAGGAGGGTGAAGAGCAGCTACTGAACTCCATCAGAGAAGACACGGCTGATGGGTTTCTGGATACAAGTTCATCCCTGCCTATTGACCTCGAGGCCAAGAACGGTGATGCGTGCTTCATCACTGAGGCAATGACAAAGGAGGAAGAGCAGTTGCATCAGGCCCGGCTtaaggtggaggaagaagaggaggccaAAAGGAGAGAAGCTGCAAGACAGCAGGCTCTCGATCCAAAGGCACGCTTCAGCAAGCTGGACGAGCTGCTGACAAAGACGCAGCTTTATTCGGAATTTCTACTTGAAAAGATGGAGCAGATCACAGAT AAAGTTGTTGAAATCAAAGATGAAGAGGAACCTATGGAAGAGCAGAAGAAAGGGCGTggtagaaaaaggaaaacaaaggcTAAGCCACAGTACAATGAT AAGAAAGCAAAGACAGCAGTCGCAGCCATGCTTACAAGATCGCGTGAAGATCATTCTGCTGATGATGGCACTCTCACAGAAGAAGAAAAGTGGGAAAAAGAGCAAGCCAACCTTGTTCCATTATTGACTGGTGGAAAGTTGAAACCTTACCAGATAAAGGGTGTAAAGTGGCTAATATCTCTGTGGCAAAATGGTTTAAATGGGATACTAGCTGATCAAATGGGCCTTGGGAAAACAATCCAGACAATTGGATTTCTTGCCCATCTCAAAGGGAACGGTCTGGAGGGTCCATACATGGTTATTGCTCCCCTTTCCACTCTGTCAAACTGGTTAAATGAGTTATCAAG GTTTGTTCCATCTCTGAATGGTCTGATTTATCATGGAGATAAAGTTGCTCGAGCAGAGCTACGGAGAAAATTCATGCCCAAAAAAATTGGTCCTGATTTTCCAATAATAATCACTTCATTTGAGATGGCCATGTATGATGCAAAATATCTTGCTAATTATGAGTGGAAGTATGTTGTTGTCGATGAG GGGCATCGGTTGAAAAATACGAATTGTAAACTATTAAGGGAGTTAAGGCGCATTCCGATGGAGAATAAGCTCCTTTTGACTGGGACACCTCTTCAGAATAACCTAGCAGAGCTGTGGTCACTACTGAATTTCATTTTGCCTGATATATTCTCATCCCATCAGGAATTTGAATCATG GTTTGATTTTTCTGGGAAGGGAGATGACAAACAGCAGGAAGAAACTGATGAGAACAAAAGAGTCCATGTTGTCTCAAAGCTTCATGCCATTTTGCGTCCATTCCTTTTAAGGCGAATGAAAGAAGATGTGGAACACATGCTTCCGCGAAAGAAAGAGATAATCATTTATGCTAACATGACTGAACATCAGAAACAAATCCAGAATCACTTGATTGGGAAGACATTCGACAACTACTTGCATGAGAATACAGATATTA TTTTGCGGAGACCCGGCATCAAGACGAAGCTAAATAACCTACTCGTTCAGCTGAGAAAAAATTGTGCTCACCCTGATCTTTTGGATGCTGCATATGACTCAAACA GTTTCTATCCACCCGTTGATAAGCTTCTAGAACAATGCGGCAAATTTCAGCTGTTGGATAGGTTGCTGGATGCGCTCCTCAAACGAAAGCACAAG GTCCTAATATTTTCACAATGGACAAAAGTTTTGGATCTCCTTGACTATTATTTGGATGTGAAAGGCCTGAAGGTTTGCCGAATTGATGGCAGTGTTAAGTTGGAAGAGAGGAGGAAGCAG ATAGCGGAGTTTAATGACTTGAACAGCAATATGAATGTCTTCATTCTAAGCACGCGTGCTGGTGGTCTTGGTATCAACCTTACTTCTGCTGATACTTGTATCCTGTATGACAGTGACTGG AACCCTCAGATGGATCTGCAGGCTATGGACCGGTGCCACCGCATTGGTCAAACACACCCAGTTCATGTTTATCGGTTGGCAACATCGAATTCAGTCGAG GGACGGATTATCAAGAGAGCTTTTGGAAAGCTGAAGCTAGAGCATGTCGTGATTGGGAAGGGACAGTTCCAACAAGATGCTGCCAAGCCTAACACCTTAGAT AATGCAGGAGGGGGAGCTGCTGGCGCTACTGAGGGACGAGCAGGGCGAGGAAGACAGGATGATCCAGACGGATATCAGTGA
- the LOC124668715 gene encoding ATP-dependent DNA helicase DDM1-like isoform X1, with product MPDAKDEKKAVDLKIEEGEEQLLNSIREDTADGFLDTSSSLPIDLEAKNGDACFITEAMTKEEEQLHQARLKVEEEEEAKRREAARQQALDPKARFSKLDELLTKTQLYSEFLLEKMEQITDKVVEIKDEEEPMEEQKKGRGRKRKTKAKPQYNDKKAKTAVAAMLTRSREDHSADDGTLTEEEKWEKEQANLVPLLTGGKLKPYQIKGVKWLISLWQNGLNGILADQMGLGKTIQTIGFLAHLKGNGLEGPYMVIAPLSTLSNWLNELSRFVPSLNGLIYHGDKVARAELRRKFMPKKIGPDFPIIITSFEMAMYDAKYLANYEWKYVVVDEGHRLKNTNCKLLRELRRIPMENKLLLTGTPLQNNLAELWSLLNFILPDIFSSHQEFESWFDFSGKGDDKQQEETDENKRVHVVSKLHAILRPFLLRRMKEDVEHMLPRKKEIIIYANMTEHQKQIQNHLIGKTFDNYLHENTDIILRRPGIKTKLNNLLVQLRKNCAHPDLLDAAYDSNSFYPPVDKLLEQCGKFQLLDRLLDALLKRKHKVLIFSQWTKVLDLLDYYLDVKGLKVCRIDGSVKLEERRKQIAEFNDLNSNMNVFILSTRAGGLGINLTSADTCILYDSDWNPQMDLQAMDRCHRIGQTHPVHVYRLATSNSVEGRIIKRAFGKLKLEHVVIGKGQFQQDAAKPNTLDEGELLALLRDEQGEEDRMIQTDISDDDLLKVMDRSDLTGPPPTVDAAPLVPLKGPGWEVVLASKSGGGMLSALAS from the exons ATGCCCGATGCCAAGGATGAGAAAAAAGCTGTTGATTTGAAGATAGAGGAGGGTGAAGAGCAGCTACTGAACTCCATCAGAGAAGACACGGCTGATGGGTTTCTGGATACAAGTTCATCCCTGCCTATTGACCTCGAGGCCAAGAACGGTGATGCGTGCTTCATCACTGAGGCAATGACAAAGGAGGAAGAGCAGTTGCATCAGGCCCGGCTtaaggtggaggaagaagaggaggccaAAAGGAGAGAAGCTGCAAGACAGCAGGCTCTCGATCCAAAGGCACGCTTCAGCAAGCTGGACGAGCTGCTGACAAAGACGCAGCTTTATTCGGAATTTCTACTTGAAAAGATGGAGCAGATCACAGAT AAAGTTGTTGAAATCAAAGATGAAGAGGAACCTATGGAAGAGCAGAAGAAAGGGCGTggtagaaaaaggaaaacaaaggcTAAGCCACAGTACAATGAT AAGAAAGCAAAGACAGCAGTCGCAGCCATGCTTACAAGATCGCGTGAAGATCATTCTGCTGATGATGGCACTCTCACAGAAGAAGAAAAGTGGGAAAAAGAGCAAGCCAACCTTGTTCCATTATTGACTGGTGGAAAGTTGAAACCTTACCAGATAAAGGGTGTAAAGTGGCTAATATCTCTGTGGCAAAATGGTTTAAATGGGATACTAGCTGATCAAATGGGCCTTGGGAAAACAATCCAGACAATTGGATTTCTTGCCCATCTCAAAGGGAACGGTCTGGAGGGTCCATACATGGTTATTGCTCCCCTTTCCACTCTGTCAAACTGGTTAAATGAGTTATCAAG GTTTGTTCCATCTCTGAATGGTCTGATTTATCATGGAGATAAAGTTGCTCGAGCAGAGCTACGGAGAAAATTCATGCCCAAAAAAATTGGTCCTGATTTTCCAATAATAATCACTTCATTTGAGATGGCCATGTATGATGCAAAATATCTTGCTAATTATGAGTGGAAGTATGTTGTTGTCGATGAG GGGCATCGGTTGAAAAATACGAATTGTAAACTATTAAGGGAGTTAAGGCGCATTCCGATGGAGAATAAGCTCCTTTTGACTGGGACACCTCTTCAGAATAACCTAGCAGAGCTGTGGTCACTACTGAATTTCATTTTGCCTGATATATTCTCATCCCATCAGGAATTTGAATCATG GTTTGATTTTTCTGGGAAGGGAGATGACAAACAGCAGGAAGAAACTGATGAGAACAAAAGAGTCCATGTTGTCTCAAAGCTTCATGCCATTTTGCGTCCATTCCTTTTAAGGCGAATGAAAGAAGATGTGGAACACATGCTTCCGCGAAAGAAAGAGATAATCATTTATGCTAACATGACTGAACATCAGAAACAAATCCAGAATCACTTGATTGGGAAGACATTCGACAACTACTTGCATGAGAATACAGATATTA TTTTGCGGAGACCCGGCATCAAGACGAAGCTAAATAACCTACTCGTTCAGCTGAGAAAAAATTGTGCTCACCCTGATCTTTTGGATGCTGCATATGACTCAAACA GTTTCTATCCACCCGTTGATAAGCTTCTAGAACAATGCGGCAAATTTCAGCTGTTGGATAGGTTGCTGGATGCGCTCCTCAAACGAAAGCACAAG GTCCTAATATTTTCACAATGGACAAAAGTTTTGGATCTCCTTGACTATTATTTGGATGTGAAAGGCCTGAAGGTTTGCCGAATTGATGGCAGTGTTAAGTTGGAAGAGAGGAGGAAGCAG ATAGCGGAGTTTAATGACTTGAACAGCAATATGAATGTCTTCATTCTAAGCACGCGTGCTGGTGGTCTTGGTATCAACCTTACTTCTGCTGATACTTGTATCCTGTATGACAGTGACTGG AACCCTCAGATGGATCTGCAGGCTATGGACCGGTGCCACCGCATTGGTCAAACACACCCAGTTCATGTTTATCGGTTGGCAACATCGAATTCAGTCGAG GGACGGATTATCAAGAGAGCTTTTGGAAAGCTGAAGCTAGAGCATGTCGTGATTGGGAAGGGACAGTTCCAACAAGATGCTGCCAAGCCTAACACCTTAGAT GAGGGGGAGCTGCTGGCGCTACTGAGGGACGAGCAGGGCGAGGAAGACAGGATGATCCAGACGGATATCAGTGACGACGACCTCTTGAAGGTGATGGACCGGAGCGACCTCACCGGCCCTCCTCCCACCGTCGATGCTGCCCCTCTTGTTCCCCTGAAAGGTCCTGGGTGGGAGGTCGTGCTCGCCTCGAAGAGCGGCGGCGGCATGCTCTCGGCGCTGGCAAGCTGA
- the LOC124668741 gene encoding uncharacterized acetyltransferase At3g50280-like: protein MEASSADTVRIVSRRMVRPSYGTMPMPPSEDIHLTPWDLYGISVTYIQRGILLPKPSAGAGDETTSLFNSLASSLARALGRYYHFAGRLAVEERGDGTVAILLRCTGEGAELVHAVAPGVAVADIVGSVYTPSSVVRAFFPLNGPNGVRGVDAAMDSSLPVVWAQVTELADGVFIGLSMNHTVGDGTSFWDLFNAWSAISRGEELPRAPAPVHRRWFVDTSPVPIPLPFGALQHAVRRLELPPVREGFFTFSDASVQKLKARANDEMAGVAVAAISSLQALLAHLWRAVSRARRLPPEQEAPYALLIGCRGRMGTVPPGYVGNAIMLRVIKGCTVGEILDKGLGWTAWQLNRAVASFDEAATREWLDRWAREPTFLPPVSSDGGGARMVGSSSRFDVFGNDFGWGKPVGVRSGYGDKSDGKVTVFEGPEQQKSMSLEVSLAPQVLQRLVADHEFMDAVTSPPA from the coding sequence ATGGAAGCGAGCTCGGCTGACACCGTCCGGATCGTGTCCCGGCGCATGGTCCGGCCGTCGTATGGCACCATGCCGATGCCGCCGTCGGAGGACATTCACCTCACGCCGTGGGACCTCTACGGCATCAGCGTGACGTACATCCAGAGAGGGATCCTCCTGCCCAAGCCTTCCGCCGGCGCCGGGGATGAGACCACCAGCCTATTCAACAGCCTGGCTTCCTCGCTCGCGCGCGCCCTGGGCCGGTACTACCACTTCGCCGGCCGACTCGCCGTCGAAGAGCGCGGCGACGGCACAGTCGCCATCCTGCTGCGCTGCACAGGGGAAGGCGCCGAGCTCGTCCACGCGGTGGCGCCGGGCGTGGCCGTGGCAGATATCGTCGGCTCGGTGTACACCCCGTCGTCGGTGGTCCGGGCGTTTTTCCCGTTGAACGGGCCGAACGGGGTGCGTGGCGTGGACGCGGCCATGGACTCGTCGCTCCCCGTGGTGTGGGCGCAGGTCACCGAGCTCGCGGACGGCGTGTTCATCGGCCTGTCGATGAACCACACCGTCGGCGACGGCACCTCCTTTTGGGACTTGTTCAACGCGTGGTCGGCGATCAGCCGAGGCGAGGAGCTCCCGCGTGCGCCGGCCCCGGTGCACCGGAGGTGGTTCGTCGACACGAGCCCCGTGCCGATCCCCCTGCCTTTCGGCGCGCTGCAGCACGCCGTCCGGCGGCTCGAGCTCCCGCCGGTGCGAGAGGGCTTCTTCACCTTCTCCGACGCGAGCGTCCAGAAGCTGAAGGCGAGGGCGAACGACGAGATGGCCGGCGTCGCGGTCGCAGCCATATCCTCGCTCCAGGCCCTGCTCGCTCACCTGTGGCGGGCGGTGTCCCGAGCGCGACGCCtcccgccggagcaggaggcgccGTACGCCCTGCTCATCGGCTGCCGGGGTCGCATGGGCACCGTCCCGCCGGGCTACGTGGGAAACGCCATAATGCTCCGCGTGATAAAGGGCTGCACCGTCGGCGAGATCCTGGACAAGGGGCTGGGCTGGACGGCGTGGCAGCTGAACCGCGCCGTGGCGTCGTTCGACGAGGCGGCCACGCGGGAGTGGCTGGACCGCTGGGCCCGGGAGCCGACGTTCTTGCCCCCGGTGTCCTCCGACGGCGGCGGGGCGCGGATGGTGGGGAGCTCGTCGCGGTTCGACGTGTTCGGCAACGACTTCGGGTGGGGGAAGCCGGTGGGCGTGCGGAGCGGCTACGGGGACAAGAGCGACGGCAAGGTGACCGTGTTCGAGGGGCCAGAGCAGCAAAAGAGCATGTCGCTGGAGGTGTCGCTGGCGCCGCAGGTGCTGCAGAGGCTCGTCGCCGACCACGAGTTCATGGACGCCGTCACCTCGCCGCCGGCGTGA